A part of Prolixibacteraceae bacterium genomic DNA contains:
- a CDS encoding ABC transporter substrate-binding protein, with the protein MNRILLILSFIIVLVGCNERKNNTDKISFESGANKYAKGFTIDSSTLVVTSPWQDAEGFNLKYTILDNSDSTMKSASAFRLPTKINRIISFSTTHLAFLKALGEEEKIVGISGTQYVNDSTTAARIQRGEIQEIGYDNSLNEELIISLKPDVIFAYGVGSEVMELYDRFKKFNIPVVVIGEYNELHPLGKLEWIKVFGLLLDKSKLSNTIFEEKCKEYIKGVNLVKESSQTLPEVMTGFPYKDAWWVAGDKTTLAQFIRDAGGDYIWSDRDENKASPVSFEEVYVRSQKAQFWIDCGMMSSIQQILDTDPRFKSFRPLKEDHIFNNNLRTGASGGNDYWESGVMNPDKVLNDLIAIFHPTLLPNHEFYYYKKLK; encoded by the coding sequence ATGAATCGAATTCTTTTAATTCTTTCATTTATAATTGTTCTTGTTGGGTGTAATGAGAGAAAGAATAATACAGATAAAATAAGTTTCGAAAGCGGCGCAAATAAATATGCGAAAGGATTTACTATAGATAGTAGCACTTTAGTCGTGACTTCTCCTTGGCAAGATGCAGAGGGGTTTAATCTTAAATATACGATTCTTGATAATAGTGATTCTACGATGAAAAGTGCAAGTGCTTTTCGTTTGCCAACAAAAATTAATCGAATTATTTCTTTTTCGACAACCCACTTGGCATTTCTTAAAGCATTAGGTGAAGAAGAGAAGATTGTTGGGATATCAGGGACACAATATGTAAATGATTCCACTACGGCAGCTAGGATTCAAAGAGGAGAGATTCAAGAGATTGGTTATGATAATTCATTAAATGAAGAACTTATTATTTCGTTAAAGCCAGATGTTATCTTTGCATATGGTGTTGGTAGTGAGGTGATGGAGCTGTATGATCGTTTTAAGAAATTTAATATTCCAGTCGTAGTTATCGGGGAATATAATGAATTACACCCTTTAGGTAAGTTAGAGTGGATAAAGGTTTTCGGTTTACTTCTTGATAAGTCTAAATTATCCAATACTATTTTTGAAGAAAAATGTAAAGAATACATTAAGGGTGTTAATTTAGTCAAAGAGAGTAGTCAAACCTTACCTGAAGTGATGACAGGATTTCCATATAAAGATGCATGGTGGGTTGCAGGGGATAAAACAACTCTAGCCCAATTTATACGTGATGCTGGTGGAGATTATATTTGGAGTGATCGAGATGAAAACAAAGCTTCTCCAGTATCGTTTGAAGAGGTTTATGTAAGATCCCAAAAAGCACAATTCTGGATTGACTGTGGTATGATGAGTAGTATACAGCAAATTCTTGATACTGACCCTCGATTTAAATCATTCCGTCCTCTCAAAGAAGATCATATTTTCAATAATAATCTTCGTACAGGAGCTTCTGGTGGAAATGATTATTGGGAAAGTGGGGTAATGAATCCAGATAAAGTACTAAATGATCTGATTGCAATATTTCATCCGACCCTATTGCCTAATCATGAATTCTATTATTATAAGAAATTAAAATAA
- a CDS encoding iron ABC transporter permease, with product MRSNRIYIVFFILSAILLVGLLLVDLYIGNAKISWMELWDIILLRSTANEMNSTIVWDIRIPRLWTACIVGATLSVAGLQMQTIFRNPLAGPYILGVSSGASLGVAILVLGVGSSWYHFVGSGIGSWSIAAAAWIGAGIVLAFVLYVSSRVRGVMTVLVLGILFSGVATSIVNLLQYFGSKAALKSFVVWTMGSIGAATSSQLIVMSMVSLLGVAISFVMSKRLDAFMLGERYALSLGVHLKWTRALIFLSTTMIAGTVTAFCGPIGFIGVAIPHISRMILSSASHKFLIPASMILGAIFLVLGDIISQVPGYSLVLPINSVMSLLGIPIVVWVILNKRVIN from the coding sequence TTGAGATCAAATCGTATATATATAGTCTTCTTTATTTTATCTGCAATATTATTAGTAGGACTCCTATTGGTTGACCTTTATATTGGAAATGCCAAAATCTCATGGATGGAGTTATGGGATATCATATTACTACGCTCCACAGCGAATGAAATGAATAGTACCATTGTTTGGGATATTCGTATACCTCGCCTATGGACTGCATGTATTGTTGGAGCCACACTTTCTGTTGCAGGATTACAAATGCAGACTATTTTTCGTAATCCTTTAGCAGGCCCTTACATACTAGGTGTTAGCTCTGGTGCAAGCCTCGGTGTAGCTATTCTAGTGTTGGGTGTGGGAAGCTCATGGTATCATTTTGTTGGAAGTGGAATCGGAAGTTGGTCTATTGCAGCTGCAGCATGGATAGGAGCTGGTATCGTTTTAGCATTTGTTCTCTATGTTTCTTCTAGAGTACGAGGAGTAATGACTGTGTTAGTTCTAGGGATACTATTCTCAGGGGTCGCTACCTCTATTGTGAATTTGCTACAATATTTTGGTAGTAAGGCTGCATTAAAATCATTTGTAGTATGGACAATGGGTAGTATCGGTGCAGCTACAAGTTCACAATTAATTGTTATGAGTATGGTGTCACTATTGGGGGTTGCGATCTCCTTTGTCATGAGTAAGCGCTTAGATGCTTTTATGCTAGGGGAACGATATGCTCTGAGTTTAGGAGTACACCTTAAATGGACACGAGCGCTGATATTTCTCTCTACTACAATGATTGCTGGAACCGTTACAGCATTTTGTGGTCCAATAGGATTTATCGGAGTGGCGATACCTCATATTTCAAGGATGATTCTTTCTTCTGCAAGCCATAAATTCCTAATTCCTGCATCCATGATTCTTGGGGCCATATTCCTAGTCTTAGGTGATATTATTTCTCAAGTACCAGGCTACTCATTAGTGTTGCCAATTAATTCAGTAATGTCACTCTTAGGAATTCCGATTGTTGTATGGGTAATATTAAACAAAAGGGTAATAAACTAA